One Nitrospirota bacterium genomic window, CCACCTTGTCGGCGTTCGCCTCCGTGGTCTTCGCCGTGATCGTCTGCCCGGTCCTCGAAAAGGTGGCGGCAATCTGCTGCGACGCGGCAGTTGTCTGCAGGTCGGCAGCGATATTGTCCAGGGAGGATTCGATCGCCTTGTCGGTCTCGACCTGCATGACGATGTGGCTTCCGCCCCTGAGGTCCAGGCCGAGCGAGATCTTCGGCACGCTCTGGTGCCACCACTCCGGCAGCTTCGACGTGAGCGGCGTCGAAGGGAGGAACAGGAACAGCGCGATCAGGACCGACAGGGCAATGACCGCCAGTCTCCATTGAATGCTCTTCTTCATTGTGGTATTGCCTCCTGAAAAAACAGAATCAAATTGGCCGCGCACCATCACGGATGGCCGCGGATACATTCGGGACAGACCAGGGCGGCTCCTTCCCCTGTTTTCCGGGTCCGTCGTCCCCATCCGCCCGTGGCAAAATCAGGTCAGGACTTGTCCTTCTTTTCGTCCTCGGGCCGGACCACGTGAGCGATGGACCCGCGCGTGATCTTTACCTTCGTTCCCTCGGCGATCTTCACGGTCAGGGTGTCGGGCGATACGTTCTCGACGATGCCGTAGATGCCTCCGCCGGTGATGATCTCATCGCCCCTCTTGAGATCGTCCACCATCTTCTTGTGTTCCTTCATCTTCTTCTGCT contains:
- the yajC gene encoding preprotein translocase subunit YajC, giving the protein MLESIAYAMGSPGSAGQSSGGGGASGLIMMVVIFAIFYFILIRPQQKKMKEHKKMVDDLKRGDEIITGGGIYGIVENVSPDTLTVKIAEGTKVKITRGSIAHVVRPEDEKKDKS